TTCTTTATTCAGGGCAGGGTTATTTCCTGTTGTTGAAACAGAACTGATGCTCCCGTCAGGATTCACGTCAAACGTTGTCATAGATTTGGATATTTTAGAGGAATTCCCAATTTTTGAAGGATCGAAGATCATACCGATATCTGTTCTCAATGCAGTCATACCTCCCGGATATTCCACAGCGGTATCAAAAGTATCATCAGGTTGAGGTGCAGTATTGCTGTCAGTTGATGACGGTGTCGGTTGCTGCCCTTCCTGTTGTGTAGTTTGAGAAAAGGCAAGCTGAGCTCCCAACAGGAAAATAAGGATTACTGTTTTTTTCATATTTATAAAGTATTTAAGTCCTGTGCAATCAGCCATCCTTCACTCCAGCAGGCCTGAAAATTGAATCCACCTGTTACGGCATCTATATTTAAAACCTCTCCGGCAATATAGAAATTAGGAAGAAGCTTTGAAGACATATTTTTGAAGTTAATTTCCTTTAAATCAACACCTCCTGCGGTTACGAACTCATCTTTGAAAGTCGATTTCCCTGTTACCTGAAATTTCTTTTTACAGAGATTTTCCAGGATTTTCTGCATTTCTTTTCCGGAAATATTAGCCACCTGTTTGTTAAGGTCAATCTTTGAAATTTCTAAAATTTTCTGCCAGAATCGGTTGGTGATTTCAAAAATCCTGGATTGTCCGATGCTTTTTTTAGGATTATTTTGTTTAAAATTCTGAAACATCTCCTCAGCTTCATCCATATCTGTCGAGATAAAGTTGACTTCTATTTCAAAGTTATATTTAAGTTTAGCAAGGCTAATGGCTTCCCATGCCGAAATCTTCAGAACAGCAGGTCCGGAAAGCCCCCAATGAGTAATTAACAATGGTCCGCTTTCATCTGTTTTCACTTGGGGAATTGAGATCCCGGCGTTTTCAAAGCTGGTTCCCGGGAGATCTTTCAGCAGTTCATCTTTAATATTAAATGTAAAAAGAGAAGGAACAAGAGGAACAATCTTATGTCCGAGATGTTCAACGATTTTCAGTGATTTTGGAGAACTTCCGGTAGTATAAACGATATAATCGGCTTCAAAATCACCGGAATTTGTTCTTACTATATATTTTTCATCCTGTTTTTCAATTTCTTTTACCGTGCATTTTGTTTTTACCGTAACATTCTTCTTCCGGGTTTCATCCAAAAAAGTATTGATGATGGTCTGGGAAGAATTGCTTTCAGGAAACGTTCTGTTGTCATTTTCTACTTTCAGCGGAACATTTCGCTGGTCAAACCATTCCATGGTGTCTCCCGGCTGGAATTTGGTGAAAACACTTAATAATTCTTTATTTCCGCGGGGATAAAACTGTACCAGATCTCTGGGGTCAAAGCAGGCGTGGGTCACATTACAACGCCCTCCTCCCGAAATTTTTACTTTCTGAAGGACGTCTGAGTTCTGTTCTAAAATCGTAATACTGTATTTATTTCCGTCAAGGTTGGATGCGCAGAAAAAGCCTGCAGCACCGCCTCCGATTATGATGATCTGTTTCATGTATATGTAATCCTATGCTGAAGATTATTTTTTCAAAAGTACAATTTTTATAAACCATCTTATTTGAGTATTTTTGAAGATTATAATTTAATGATACTAAAAACGATTTCAGTATGATTTTCTACCATAAATTTGAAGTGCGGTGGAGCGACCTTGATGCCAACAAACACTTAGCCAATTCGTCCTATGTACAATATTGTGCGCAAGCCAGAATGGCTTTTATGACCAAAGAGAAAATGGGTGTTACCCAGTTGAGCAGATGGGGAATCGGCCCGGTAATCCTGCATGAAAGATATTCTTTCTTCAAAGAGATCTATGCAGATCAGACAGTAATCGTAAGTGTGGAAATAGACGGATGCTCAGAAGATTCATCCATCTACCGTTTCGTACACAAGTTCTATACGCCGGACGGAGTGCACTGTGCCACTTCAGAAGCTACGGGAGTATGGATCGATATGATGCTCAGAAAAATGACAACTCCACCGGATGATGTGGTGGAAGCGATGAATAAGTATAAAAGCCCGGAAACTGTGGTACTGTCAAAAGAAGACTTCAAAAAACTTCCTTTCCATCCACACAATATCGACCCGGCAGAAATTAATATCTAAAATGATGAATGATTACTGATCAGAAATGCCTGTACACCAGGTGTACGTCTGATCATCAGCTATTGTTTGTCAATGATCATTTAATAAATAAAAATTATGTTTGAAGATAAATCACAGGAATTGACCCCCATTTCAAAACTGGGAGAATTCGGTCTTATTAAGCATCTGACTGAGCATTTTCCTTTATCCAATACATCTTCGGAACTTGGAGTAGGAGATGATGCGGCAGTTATCAACCCGGACAACAAAAAAGTGGTTCTTACTACTGATGTTCTGGCAGAAGGAGTGCATTTCAATCTCGGTTATGTTCCGTTGAAGCATTTAGGCTACAAGGCAGTGGTGGTAAACCTCAGCGATATTGCTGCAATGAATGCCACGCCAACGCAGATCCTGGTTTCTCTGGCAGTTTCCAACCGTTTTCCGGTAGAAGCCCTGGAAGAAATCTATTCCGGAATTCAGGCGGCCTGTGCAAGGTATAAAGTTGACCTTATCGGCGGTGATACCACAAGCTCCAACTCAGGACTGGTGATGAGCATTACGGCAGTAGGAATTGAAAATGAAGAGAATCTCGTAAAGAGAAACGGAGCAAAACCGAACGATCTTCTTGTGGTAACAGGAGATTTGGGAGGAGCTTATATGGGATTACAGATTCTGGAAAGAGAACATGCCGTTTATCTTGCGAACCCTAATATGCAGCCGGAAATGGAAGGCTACGACTATATCCTGGAAAGACAGCTGAAGCCTGAGGCAAGAACAGACGTTAAAAAGATCCTGGAGGAACTGGGCATCAAACCTACCTCCATGATCGATATTTCAGATGGTCTGGCTTCAGAAATCCTTCACCTATCAGATCAGTCCAATGTAGGATTCAGACTGTATGAAGAAAAAGTTCCGATGGACAGTCTTACGATTTCCACTGCCGATGAAATGAACCTGAATCCGGTAATGACAGCATTAAGTGGAGGTGAAGATTACGAACTGCTGTTCACCATTGCACCGGGAGATTTTGATAAAATTAAAAATCATCCGGACTTCACCATTATAGGACATGCTGTAGACAAAGAAGAAGGAAACTTTATGGTCGCAAGAGGATCGAACCAACTGGTTGCCCTTACTGCTCAGGGGTGGGATGCTTTTTTAAGCCAGCAAAACTGAAAAATTATATTTAATTTTAAATATTGTAAGAGAACCGCAGCATTTTTTTTGCTGTGGTTTTTGTTTATCGTCTAACCAATTTACATACAGTGATGACTACACCAGAAAAAGAAATCCCGGTTCACCATCTGACCTCTGAAGAGTTCCAGATGAGTACCCTGAGTGCGGCAGGTCCGGAGAACTTTCATGAGGTGCACCGGCACAATTTTTTTGAAATTATCTGGTTCAGGGAAGTATTTGAAAGCAGCCGTTTGGAATTGGATTTTGAGAGCTATAAACTGGAGAACAATCAGATCTGCATCATTGCACCGGGGCAGGCATTCAATATGAAAATAGAAGGCGAGGAGGGATATGCCATGGCGATAAGCCGGGAAATTTTCAACGAAGCCTGTGATATAGAATCTGTGCTTACAGGAGGGGAACTTCCCTTTTTTTTAAATCCTGAAAATGAAACTACCTGCAGTACACTCATATCACTGATCGAGCAGGAATATAAAGGAGCATCAAGAACAGAACTTTTAAAGGCTTATCTGAAGGCTTTCTGTATCATCATCGGAGAACAGATTACTCCTCAGGAACCTTTACAGAATGACCGTCAGCGTATTCAGGAACTGGTAGGGCTCATTGAGAAATATTATATAACGCACAAAGAAACAAAATTCTACGCAGAGAAATTAAAGATAAGCACTCATCACCTTAATGATATTGTACGCCTTTTGAGAGGGACAACGGTGAAGAAAATGATCAATCAGCGCATTGTTCTTGAAGCGAAAAGAGAACTCAGCTTTGGAGCCCTTACTGTGAAGGAGATTGCTTTTAAACTCGGTTTTAACGATGCTTCATATTTTTCGAGGTTTTTCAAGAAACATACGGGACAGAATCCCGATTATTTTAAGAATAATGAAAAAAGGTAACCCTCAATATGTACAGTAAATGTCGGTTTAAATCAACTTATTTTATTTGTTGGTGTGTTTAAATCTTCATTTTGTCCTATACTTCCTTCAGTTCTTTTATTGTAATCCTTTGCTTTTTAAAGCATTTTTGCATACTGAAAAAAAACGCCTGTAAAGGCTGAAATTTATGAAGAAGTTAGGTATTGTAGTGTTTATTCTGGCACTACTCAACACGTTGGAATCTCTGAGTATAGATCTTTATCTTCCTGCTTTCCCAAGCATGGCCAAAATTTTTAATACCGATATCGGGCATATCCAGATCTCTATTTCTGTATTTTTTGCAGGATTTGCTTTCGGACAGCTTTTATGGGGTCCATTATCAGACAAAAAAGGCCGTAAGCCTATGCTGTATTGTGGGTTATTACTTTTCATTATAGGGGCTACAGCCATCTATTTTACATCAGATATTTATGTCTTATGGGCAATGCGTTTTCTGCAGGCTTTCGGGGGAAGTGCCGGAATTGTGATCGGAAGAGCCATTATTATCGACCTTTATGATAAACAAAAATCCGTAACAATTTTCTCCCAGCAATCCCAGATCAGCGGAATTGCTCCCATTGTTGCTCCTTTGATCGGAAGTGTTTTCCTGAAATACTGGGGTTGGAACAGCTCATTTGCTTTCCTATGCATTATGGGGCTGATCACTTTCTTTATGGTATACAGATATATCCCGGAAACGAATAAAAGAATCGGTCTTCCTGATCACGAATTACAGGATGAAAAAGGATTAATGGAGCAGCTGAAGATGATCATTTCCAACCGGGATTTTATCAACAGTACGATGGTGGGGAGCATCGCTTTTGCCTCCCTTATTATTTATATTTCCAATGCCCCGTTTTTATTTATGGAGCTTCACGGGTTTTCCAGCGGGACATTCAGCTTTATATTTGCTTTTAATTCATTAGCCCTGATAACGGCGGCTTATATTACTCCAAAGCTTATCAGGAGAATAAGCAATTCCAGTCTGTTATTTATTGCTACGATTGTACTGTTGGTGGTATGTACCCTGCATATTCTGATTGCTGCTGAAAACCTTTCTGTCGCACTTGAAATTGCAATGCTGTACCTGTCATTGCTGGCTATCGGAATTTTATTCCCCATTACTTCTGCACATGCACTTTCTCCTTTTAAAGAGGGAAGGGGTACAGCTGCGGCACTGCTTGGATTCATGCAGTTGATGGTTACCTTTTTAATGTCCGGACTGATAGGTTTATTGGAAGCCGATTCTATCATTCCGATGGTGGTGACCCGGGCCGGAATGGCACTGATCGCTGTATGGTTCGGATATCAGATCTTCAAGGGTAAAGAAGTTCCAGTACAGCAGTCTGTTGCCTAAGCAGTGAAAAGAAACAGAAGCTGAAGGATAACTTCCATCCTCCGGCTTCAGAATTTCATCTTAGTGTTTATCCTGCCATTGTTTCTATTGGTCATACCATTCAGACACTTAATCAAGTAATTTTTGTGAAAAACAGCTAAAGGGTTCTCTTTGTATAAAATTTAAAATATGAAAAGAAACCTTTTGACGGCTTTTTGCTGTCTGTTGCCGTTAGGGTATTGGGTGAGCGCACAAACAGGAATTTCTGCGGAGCTTAAAACAGAATATGTTCCTTCCTCTAATTACATTCGCCCGGAAGACAGTGTAAAGACGAACTCCAAAAGTGATTTTAAAAGGGTAGACCTGAACCTGAGTATTCCGCTATCTGTAAAAAAAGATAAGGAAGGGAAGGTAAAAGCATGGTCTATGCTCCTTAGCGGATCCTATGCAAAAATGGCACACAAAAATTATGAAACCCCGTTATTTCCGGATCAGATGCTGAACGCCCAGGTCGGATTACAGCATATAAGACCCTTAGGAAAAAAATGGAGTATGATGATGATGGCTTCAGTGGGTGTATACACTGATATGGAAAAAGTAAGCTTTGATGATGTTTTGGGGCAGGGAGGAATCGTGTTTATCAGACATTTCAACCCTAATCTTGCTTTGGGAGCGGGCCCTGTTCTTACGACGGCATTTGGAGTTCCAATGGTTCTGCCATGGATCTATTTCGATTGGAAAACCAACGGAAAGGTTAAATTCAGAATTAATTTCCCGGAAGGTGCAGAAGCCGGATATCAGTTTTCAGATGCTTTTACTTTAAAAGCTGTGGTTAACCTCAGCGGAATGACCGTAGAAAGGAATAAAGACGGTAAATCTATGATGTTTGGTTATCAGCAGATCACAGCAGGTCTCCGGCCGGAAATCAGGGTCAATGATAAGTTGAGCATAGGAATTACGGGAGGATCAACCTTGGTGAGAAGCTTCACGGAAAGTGAAAGAAAAATCAAAAGCATTTTCAAAGACAAAAAAATGGCAGATCCCAGATTCTCCAGCACTTTCTACGGAGCTGTATCCTTACGTTGGAATTTACCTTAAAACATAGAGAGGAAAGAAGCTGGAGTACCCTGATATGTTTTTAACGTCAGTAATTTCCCCGCCCATACTCCGGCTTCCCTCTTTTATTTACTGATCAGCTTCTTATACACCACCTGATTGAGCAGTTCTTCTTTTCGGGTACGGGAAATAGGAAGCTCTGTTTTATTGATGAACAGACGGCCACCGGAGATCATATCAATATGAATGATGTTGATTAAAAATGATTTATGGATCCTGAAAAAATGTTCGGAAGGCAACGATTCTTCAATCGCTTTCATGGTTTGATGAATGACCAGGGATTTATCCTTAAAGTGCAGCTTGGTATAGTTCTGCATACTTTCAATATATAAAATATCTACCCAGGAAACCTTGATAAAGGTATCAGATTGCCTTACATAGAGAAAAGGATCATCCAGAGGGGTATTTTTCTTTAGTTTTTCATTAATGATGAACTGTTGCTGTGCTTTATTTACAGCCTGATAAAACCGGTTAAAGGCAATAGGCTTTAAAAGATAATCCACCACCTGAAGACGGAATCCTTCCAGCGCATACTCGGAATAAGCCGTTGTGAAAATGCATAAAGGCGGGTTTTCAAGCTGTTCAAGGAAGTCAATACCATTCAGATAGGGCATATTGATATCCAGGAAAAGAAGATCTGTTTCGCTTTCCTTTACCTTTGCGTCAGCTTCCAATGCTGTTGCGTATGTTCCTTCAACCGATAAAAAATCAATCTGACCGGCCAGTTCTTTAAGATGGAATCTTGCCAGAGGTTCATCATCAATAATAAGGCATTTCATTTTAGGAATATTAGAGCTCATAACTGTCAGATAGTTTTAGTATTAATGTTATTCTAAAGATGTGATTATCGGATTCTATATTCAGATCATGGAAGTCGGGATATTGTAATTTTAAACGTTTTTTTACATTTTGAAGGCCAATTCCGCCGGTTCCGTCCTTCTTTTTATAAGTTGCCATATCTGAGTAGGAATTTTCCACATAAAAATAGAGCTGATTGTCTTTTTCTTTACAGGAGATTTTCACATAACCTTTATGCCCCGGAAGCCTGCAAACGTATTTAAATGCATTTTCTATAAAAGGAACCAAAAGTAATGGAGCAATAAAAGCTTTTCTGTTATTGATTTGCCATTGGGCTTTTACATCCAGTTCATTCCCCCACCTCAGTTTTTCTACTTCTACAAGATTCTGAAGATACTCAATCTCTTTATCCAAAGGAACCATAGCCTGATTACAATGATACAGCTGATATCTTAGAATGTCTGAAAATTTCATCAGTAAAAAATCAGCCAGCTGGGTATCCGTTTTCATCAGAATATGGATATGATTCAGGATATTAAATACTACATGCGGATTGATCTGATCCTGTAAAAGCTTAAGCTGGTTTTCCAGATGAGCCTGCTGAAGGAGAATATGATCTCGTTCTATTCTTCCATGTTCATTGTAAAATTTTACACCACATGCTGCTCCGTTGATGAGGAATGAGGCGGGCAGAGACATATAAAAGCCCTTCCACAAAAAAGGCAGCTGATCTCTGAAGTTTTCCGGAAGTTGCTCTTTAGGTTCAACTTCAAGATATGTGAATATAACGGAGAAAACGAGACTAAGCATGAAAATAACCATTACCAGCTGTATCAGAAACAGTTTCATTTTCTTTTCCCGAAGAGCTTTCGGCAAAAGCTTATTGGTTAAAAAATGCGTAAATGCAAACGAAAATGCGGCAATAATCGCAGCCTGGATCATCGCCAGATAACTTTCTGTTGTGCTCTGGAAATTAAACCACAATACAATGGCCAGTACAAGCCAGAAAATAAAGGTAAATATGTATTCTTTGAAAACAAGAGATTTTGTCATGGAATGGGAAATAGGTTGATAAAAAAATTAGAAACTGCAGGGAAAACAGTTTCTAACCGGTCAAAGATAATTTAAGTTTTTCAGAACAGGAAATAACCTATCCCAAGGCTAAAGCTGTGAGGTTTGGATTTAAATTCCTTACTGATATTCGAAAGTCCTTTTTCATACCTGAGATCTACCGTGAAATTTTTATAATCCACACCTATCCCTCCTGTAATTCCGATATTGGATTTGTCAAAATTTTTGAAACCTTCCTGTATTACTTCTGAAGTTGAAAGCCTGTTGTTGAAGGCGTAGCTGTAAACACCGCCTGCGAAGGCCCTTACATTGAAGTCATCGGTTTTAATGATTTTATACCCTACCACTACAGGAATATCAATAGCATTCCAGGTCAGTTTTGCGGAACCACCAGATTTTTCTTCGTATGATGTTTTTCTTTTGTTGAGTAGTGCTTCTCCTTGTACATACAGGCTTCCAATATCTACTCTTGTCATCACACCTGCCTGATAGCCGAAACCGTATTTCCCTTCCAAGGAAGAGGATTCCGTTGAGGTTTTTGTAAAATTTGCCCCCCCTTTGATTCCAAAGTGTACAGCCGGTTTTTGTTGTGCCTGAATTTTCACGGAACAGGCGAAGCACAGCAGCAAAGCGCATAATGCTAAAAATTGTTGTTTCATAAATTGATTATTGTTAAAAACTTGATGCAAAACAACGCATCCCGGAGGCTGTACGAAATTTTATTTGATGAACGGTAAAGATGCTTTGACGAGAGTCCGGTTTAAAACAGAAAATAAAAAACGGAAGCCGTTATAGCTTCCGATACATTGTATTGGGTTGAATCTTAATAGGGCTGTTCTGTACAGTCGTTCGGAGGAAGACATCCGCCGCCGCCGGTTCCTCCACCGGTACCTCCGCCTCCGCTGCCAACACATCTTCCCGGGTTTCCATCATCATCCAATTGACAGGCTTTTCCGAAACTGCATTCACAATCTGTCCAGCAGCTGGCAGAATCGCCATTCATATGGCAGGTATCAATCATTCCATTTCCGGTAATGACAGACAGATCTTTTCTCAAAAGTTTTTTCATTTTTTTCATAATATTCTGATCTTTAAAAGTTTAATAGCCTTACTTGTAGGTATTTAGTAAATATAACGAAAAATCGGATCGGTTTTACACTTAAATATCCGGAAATGAATACGATATATGGATAGAAGCATCAAACAAAAAATAAACCCGCTGAGAAAGCGGGTTATCTGTAGTTATTTTTTGAATGTTAACTGTAAAGGAACAGTGACGGTAGAAGAGACAGGTTTTCCTTTGTCCTCTGCCGGCTTCCATTTTCCCTTGTCTTTAATGCGGTAAAAAGCCGCTTCAATGAAAGCGTTGACATCCTCATTGTTCCCTTTTACCTGAGGATCAAGGGCATTTCCTTTAGAATCCACTACAAAAGTCATTGTGGCTTTGTAGGTGTCAGATGAAAAGTTGAGAAAATCAAGATCAACTGCTTCATATAAAAACTTTTGAAAAGACACTTTCCCCTGATCATATTCAGCTTCTTTAGTAAGCTTTGATTTTACAGGCGGATCTAAAGCGATCATTTTCTGTCCTTCAGCAGAGGCTTTATCCAAAGCATCCTTATATGTTGATATTTTGTCTTCGGTAAGAAGCCATTCTTTCTTAGTCCTTAAATCATTAGGCTTGGGATATTTATTATACAAAGCGTTTTTCTTTCTTTCATACCGGGAATCTGCTCTCTGGAATTCAGAGACCTGGGCACTTCCGAGAATAAAAGTGAAAATACATGCTAATGCCAGGAACTTTTTCATGACTAAGCTTTTACAATGTTAATGATTACTTCAGTAGCTTTTTCCATGCTTTCCAAAGCGACATATTCATAAGGTCCGTGGAAGTTGATTCCTCCGGCAAAGATATTCGGACACGGAAGTCCCATGTAGGACAATTGTGCACCGTCTGTACCTCCTCTGATGGCTTTGATCTTAGGTTCAATGCCTGCTTCGGTCATTGCTTTTGCTGCAAGATCTACAATATGCATTTTCCCTTCAAACTGCTGTTTCATGTTTCTGTACTGCTCTTTGATCTCTACTTCAGCAGTCCCTTTACCATGCTTTTCGTTGAATTCGGCAACTTTTTCTTCCATGAATTTCTTTCTGGCTTCAAATTTATCAGCATCGTGATCACGGATGATGTATTGAAGTTTAGCTTCAGAGATATCTGCAGTAATATCCATTAAATGATAGAAACCATCAAATCCTTTAGTTGTAGAAGGCGTTTCATTGGCAGGAAGCATCTGTGCAAATTCAGCAGCCAGCAAAGCCGCATTGATCATTTTACCGTAAGCATATCCCGGGTGTACACTTAGTCCATGGATTTTTACAACAGCTCCGGCAGCGTTAAAGTTCTCATATTCAAGTTCTCCAACTTCTCCGCCATCCATTGTGTACGCCCATTCAGCACCGAATTTAGCCACATCGAATTTGTGAGCCCCTCTTCCGATTTCTTCATCCGGAGTAAATCCTACAGCAATTCTTCCGTGTTTGATTTCAGGATGAGCGATAAGATATTCTGCTGCTGTTACAATTTCTGCACAGCCTGCTTTGTCATCAGCTCCAAGAAGGGTATTTCCGTCAGTGGTGATCAACGTCTGACCGATATATTTTTTTAAACTTTCAAATCTGGACGGTGATAAGGTAAACCCTGTCGTCTGGTTCAGCAGAAGGTCATTACCGTCATAATTTTCCCAAACCTGAGGTTTTACATTTTCCCCACTGAAATCCGGTGATGTGTCGTAGTGTGAAATGAATCCTATCGTCGGCCTGTCATCATTCTCAAGATTAGAAGGAACATAGCCCATAATATAACCGTGCTCATCAATTGAAACATTTTCCAAACCGATCGTTCTCAGTTCTTCTGTGATATAATTGGCAATATCCCACTGGCGCTCAGTAGAAGGCGTAGATTCACTTTCTGCATCACTGGTTGAATATATTTTTACATAACTGAGAAAACGGTTCAGTAATTTTTCTTTCCACAATGGGCTGAATTCTATTGTACTCATTATTAGCATTAAATTTTAAACAAAGTTAGCAAATTTGATGTTCAGAATAGGTTATTTGAGGTCGAATATCAGTTATTGAAATTATAAATCACATATAAAACTTTGAAAATCAAAATAATGTTAGCTTTGTATGTACAGTATACTAAATAGTTTAGTTTTATTATATTTGAGAAAATCAAAAAGTAAAAATGTTTCTTACCGAATGTCCTAGAGATGCAATGCAGGGATGGGGAGAGTTTATCCCTACCGATAAAAAAATAGATTATATCAACTCCCTTATGGATGTTGGTTTTGATGTATTGGATTGTCTGAGCTTTGTTTCTCCAAAAGCAATTCCCCAGATGGCTGACTCTGATGAGGTGGCTGAAAATATTGATAAATCCCGTTCCGGAACTAAGGTTTCTGCTATTATCGGAAATTACAGAGGTGCTGAAAAAGCATTGAAACATCAGTCTGTGGATATTCTGGGGTTTCCGTTCTCAATTTCTGAAACATTCCAGCACAGAAATACCAATAAGAGCCAGGAAGAAGCCTTTGATGAAATTATCAGAATGCTTGAGCTGGTAAAAAGCGAGGGAAAGCAATTGAATATTTATTTTTCTATGGCTTTCGGAAACCCTTATGGAGAAATGTGGAAATGGGAAGATGTAGATCATTGGGCACAAAGATTTTCGGAAATAGGAGTAAAAGATATCTTACTTTCTGATACTACTGGAGTGGCCACCCCTGAAACCATTGCGCTTTTATTTGAAAAAATCCCGGGTAAATATCCGGAAATCAACTTCGGGGGGCATTTTCATAACCGTTATGAAGATTCTTATTCGAAATTAAAAGCGGCTTATGATCAGGGCTGCCGTAGATTCGACAGTGCCATCAAAGGTATTGGAGGCTGTCCCATGGCTAAAGATGATCTTGTGGGAAATATGCCTACAGAACAGGTGATCAATTTCATGAGTGTGGAAAAAGCAGATCACAGGCTGAACCTGCTGAACTTTGAAAGTTCTTACAATAAGGCGAAGGATATTTTTCACTTTTAAAAATAATCTAAAACCTTTTGCAGACACGGCAAATCACGCAGTGAAGATCTGTAAAAATAAATAACAACGGGAGCGGACTTTAGTCCGCTTTACTATATTCATCCATCCATCGGCTTTAGCCAAAACTTAATTGTAATCATTTAAAAATCAATAAAATGTCTCCAGTAATCTCACCGTCTGAATTAAAAAACCTTTCAAAAGAAAAGCTCATCATTCTTGATGCAAGAACAGGGAAAGATGTAAAGCAAAACTACCTGGAAAAACATATCAGAGGGGCCAGATTCATTGATCTGGATAAAGATCTTGCTGAGATAGGAGACAATGCTGCTTTTGGAGGAAGACATCCGCTTCCTGCTGTAGAAAAATTTGCAGAAACCCTTGCAGATCTGGGTATTTCTGAAGATTCGCATATCATTGTTTATGATGATAAAAACGGATCAAATGCAGCGGCAAGAGCATGGTGGATGCTAAAATCTTTTGGACTTGAAAATGTTCAGGTCCTGGATGGCGGAATGCAGTCTGCTGAAAATAATGGCGTGGACTTTTCTACCGGAGAAGAAACATTTGATAAAACCCCATTGATCCGTAAAGACCACTGGGCTCTTCCCATCTCCAGTCTGGAAGATGTTGAAAATGAACTGCAAAACAATTCTTCCACCGTCATTGATGTAAGAGATGCTTATCGCTACAAGGGTGAATCTGAGCCTATTGACCTGGTGGCAGGACATATTCCCGGAGCAATCAATATCCCTTTTTCTGAAAATCTGGATGAGAACGGAAACTTTCTGAAGCCGGAAATCATAAGGGAAAAATACAGCAGATTGTTAGAAAACAGAGCAGAGCATCTGATCGTTCACTGCGGCTCGGGAGTTACTGCATGCCATACGATCTTAGCTTTGAATTATGCAGGGTTTCCAATACCGGATCTGTATGTAGGCTCATGGAGTGAATGGAGCAGAAGGGAAGGAAAAGAAATTGCAAAAGAGCTTTAAGTGATATAAAACAAAAAGGATGTCTGACAGGCATCCTTTTGTTGTATACAAT
This portion of the Chryseobacterium arthrosphaerae genome encodes:
- a CDS encoding energy transducer TonB, which encodes MKKTVILIFLLGAQLAFSQTTQQEGQQPTPSSTDSNTAPQPDDTFDTAVEYPGGMTALRTDIGMIFDPSKIGNSSKISKSMTTFDVNPDGSISSVSTTGNNPALNKEMDRVIKTLKTKWIPATKNGQAIKSTYHIPMTLSNN
- a CDS encoding BaiN/RdsA family NAD(P)/FAD-dependent oxidoreductase, with protein sequence MKQIIIIGGGAAGFFCASNLDGNKYSITILEQNSDVLQKVKISGGGRCNVTHACFDPRDLVQFYPRGNKELLSVFTKFQPGDTMEWFDQRNVPLKVENDNRTFPESNSSQTIINTFLDETRKKNVTVKTKCTVKEIEKQDEKYIVRTNSGDFEADYIVYTTGSSPKSLKIVEHLGHKIVPLVPSLFTFNIKDELLKDLPGTSFENAGISIPQVKTDESGPLLITHWGLSGPAVLKISAWEAISLAKLKYNFEIEVNFISTDMDEAEEMFQNFKQNNPKKSIGQSRIFEITNRFWQKILEISKIDLNKQVANISGKEMQKILENLCKKKFQVTGKSTFKDEFVTAGGVDLKEINFKNMSSKLLPNFYIAGEVLNIDAVTGGFNFQACWSEGWLIAQDLNTL
- a CDS encoding acyl-CoA thioesterase; translation: MIFYHKFEVRWSDLDANKHLANSSYVQYCAQARMAFMTKEKMGVTQLSRWGIGPVILHERYSFFKEIYADQTVIVSVEIDGCSEDSSIYRFVHKFYTPDGVHCATSEATGVWIDMMLRKMTTPPDDVVEAMNKYKSPETVVLSKEDFKKLPFHPHNIDPAEINI
- the thiL gene encoding thiamine-phosphate kinase; the encoded protein is MFEDKSQELTPISKLGEFGLIKHLTEHFPLSNTSSELGVGDDAAVINPDNKKVVLTTDVLAEGVHFNLGYVPLKHLGYKAVVVNLSDIAAMNATPTQILVSLAVSNRFPVEALEEIYSGIQAACARYKVDLIGGDTTSSNSGLVMSITAVGIENEENLVKRNGAKPNDLLVVTGDLGGAYMGLQILEREHAVYLANPNMQPEMEGYDYILERQLKPEARTDVKKILEELGIKPTSMIDISDGLASEILHLSDQSNVGFRLYEEKVPMDSLTISTADEMNLNPVMTALSGGEDYELLFTIAPGDFDKIKNHPDFTIIGHAVDKEEGNFMVARGSNQLVALTAQGWDAFLSQQN
- a CDS encoding AraC family transcriptional regulator; translation: MTTPEKEIPVHHLTSEEFQMSTLSAAGPENFHEVHRHNFFEIIWFREVFESSRLELDFESYKLENNQICIIAPGQAFNMKIEGEEGYAMAISREIFNEACDIESVLTGGELPFFLNPENETTCSTLISLIEQEYKGASRTELLKAYLKAFCIIIGEQITPQEPLQNDRQRIQELVGLIEKYYITHKETKFYAEKLKISTHHLNDIVRLLRGTTVKKMINQRIVLEAKRELSFGALTVKEIAFKLGFNDASYFSRFFKKHTGQNPDYFKNNEKR
- a CDS encoding multidrug effflux MFS transporter, with protein sequence MKKLGIVVFILALLNTLESLSIDLYLPAFPSMAKIFNTDIGHIQISISVFFAGFAFGQLLWGPLSDKKGRKPMLYCGLLLFIIGATAIYFTSDIYVLWAMRFLQAFGGSAGIVIGRAIIIDLYDKQKSVTIFSQQSQISGIAPIVAPLIGSVFLKYWGWNSSFAFLCIMGLITFFMVYRYIPETNKRIGLPDHELQDEKGLMEQLKMIISNRDFINSTMVGSIAFASLIIYISNAPFLFMELHGFSSGTFSFIFAFNSLALITAAYITPKLIRRISNSSLLFIATIVLLVVCTLHILIAAENLSVALEIAMLYLSLLAIGILFPITSAHALSPFKEGRGTAAALLGFMQLMVTFLMSGLIGLLEADSIIPMVVTRAGMALIAVWFGYQIFKGKEVPVQQSVA
- a CDS encoding DUF6268 family outer membrane beta-barrel protein; protein product: MKRNLLTAFCCLLPLGYWVSAQTGISAELKTEYVPSSNYIRPEDSVKTNSKSDFKRVDLNLSIPLSVKKDKEGKVKAWSMLLSGSYAKMAHKNYETPLFPDQMLNAQVGLQHIRPLGKKWSMMMMASVGVYTDMEKVSFDDVLGQGGIVFIRHFNPNLALGAGPVLTTAFGVPMVLPWIYFDWKTNGKVKFRINFPEGAEAGYQFSDAFTLKAVVNLSGMTVERNKDGKSMMFGYQQITAGLRPEIRVNDKLSIGITGGSTLVRSFTESERKIKSIFKDKKMADPRFSSTFYGAVSLRWNLP